The following proteins are encoded in a genomic region of Hymenobacter siberiensis:
- a CDS encoding 3-hydroxyacyl-CoA dehydrogenase NAD-binding domain-containing protein, with protein sequence MRTIGIIGCGAMGAGIAQVVATAGHTVRLLDQHAGALERAVSGIQNSLRKLAAKGKLTSEVAEAAGSRLHATADMQDFADCELVIEAIVEDLGVKQQLFRKLEGVVSADCVLASNTSSLSLTSIAAACERPERFVGIHFFNPAPIMQLVEVIPALQTRAGLAEEMKALVASWNKLPVLTQDTPGFIVNRVARPFYGEAIRIMEEGIADLATIDWAMTELGGFRMGPFALMDFIGHDVNYRVTESVFAAFFYDPRFKPSFSQKRLFEAGYYGRKSGRGFYNYAADVVAPEPTRDEILGRRIVSRIVAMLINEAVDALALNVASVADLELAMTRGVNYPKGLLAWADELGPATVLATLDDLYAEYHEDRYRASPLLRRKVREGKLFL encoded by the coding sequence ATGAGAACCATCGGAATCATCGGTTGCGGGGCCATGGGCGCGGGCATTGCGCAGGTAGTGGCCACGGCCGGGCACACGGTGCGGCTGCTCGACCAGCACGCCGGTGCGCTGGAACGGGCCGTTTCCGGCATTCAGAATAGCCTGCGGAAGCTGGCCGCGAAAGGCAAGCTGACGAGCGAAGTGGCCGAAGCAGCGGGCAGCCGTCTGCACGCCACTGCCGACATGCAGGATTTTGCGGACTGCGAACTGGTCATTGAAGCCATTGTGGAGGACTTGGGGGTGAAGCAGCAGCTTTTTCGCAAGCTCGAAGGTGTGGTTTCGGCCGATTGCGTGCTGGCCAGCAATACGTCGTCGCTGTCGCTCACGTCGATTGCAGCGGCCTGTGAGCGGCCGGAGCGGTTTGTGGGCATCCACTTCTTCAATCCGGCCCCGATAATGCAGCTGGTGGAAGTGATACCGGCCCTGCAGACGCGGGCGGGCCTGGCCGAGGAAATGAAGGCCCTGGTGGCCAGCTGGAACAAGCTGCCGGTGCTCACGCAGGACACACCGGGCTTCATCGTGAACCGCGTGGCGCGGCCGTTCTACGGTGAGGCCATTCGCATCATGGAAGAAGGCATTGCCGACCTCGCGACCATCGACTGGGCCATGACCGAGCTGGGCGGTTTCCGCATGGGCCCGTTTGCCCTGATGGATTTTATCGGCCACGATGTGAACTACCGGGTGACGGAATCCGTCTTCGCTGCCTTTTTCTACGACCCACGCTTCAAGCCTTCTTTCTCGCAAAAGCGGTTGTTTGAGGCCGGCTACTACGGCCGGAAATCGGGTCGGGGCTTTTACAATTATGCCGCCGATGTGGTAGCTCCCGAGCCCACCCGCGACGAAATCCTGGGCCGCCGGATTGTAAGTCGTATCGTGGCCATGCTCATCAACGAAGCCGTGGATGCGCTGGCCCTGAACGTGGCCTCGGTCGCCGACCTGGAGCTGGCCATGACCCGTGGCGTGAACTACCCCAAAGGCCTGCTGGCCTGGGCCGACGAGCTGGGCCCCGCCACCGTGCTGGCCACGCTCGACGACCTCTACGCCGAGTACCACGAAGACCGGTATCGCGCCAGCCCACTGCTGCGCCGCAAGGTGCGCGAGGGCAAGTTATTCCTGTAG
- the paaC gene encoding 1,2-phenylacetyl-CoA epoxidase subunit PaaC, whose amino-acid sequence MQFASTENPALATYTPAVRQQLFQFVLQLADTSLILGHRLSEWCGHGPILEQDLAMANIALDLLGETRSLYQYAAELEGQGRTEDDLAYLRSATEYRNPLLVEQPNGDFADTVVRQFLFDNFHYHFLKQLLTNADERLAAIAEKSLKEATYHLKWSSEWIIRLGDGTAESRRRVEKSITELWRFSGELTTPTALEKSLQAMGLIPEYEDIQASMTAHAERVLTEATLAIPQQIFMLTGGKDGRHTEHLGYILTELQYMQRTFPGLTW is encoded by the coding sequence ATGCAATTTGCTTCGACGGAAAACCCGGCCCTGGCTACGTACACGCCGGCGGTGCGGCAGCAGCTGTTTCAGTTCGTGTTGCAGCTCGCCGATACCAGCCTGATTCTGGGCCACCGGCTGAGCGAATGGTGCGGGCACGGGCCCATTCTGGAGCAGGATTTGGCCATGGCCAACATCGCGCTCGATTTGCTGGGCGAAACCCGCAGCCTCTACCAATACGCCGCCGAGCTGGAAGGGCAGGGGCGCACCGAAGACGACCTCGCCTACCTGCGCAGCGCCACTGAATACCGCAACCCGCTGCTGGTGGAGCAGCCCAACGGCGACTTTGCCGACACCGTGGTGCGGCAGTTTCTGTTCGATAACTTCCACTACCACTTTCTCAAGCAGCTGCTCACTAATGCCGATGAGCGGCTAGCTGCCATCGCCGAAAAGTCCTTGAAGGAAGCCACTTACCACCTCAAGTGGAGCTCAGAGTGGATAATCCGGCTGGGCGACGGCACGGCGGAAAGCCGCCGCCGCGTGGAGAAATCCATTACGGAGCTGTGGCGCTTCTCGGGCGAGCTGACGACGCCCACGGCGCTGGAAAAATCGCTGCAAGCCATGGGCCTGATTCCGGAATACGAGGATATTCAGGCCAGCATGACGGCCCACGCCGAGCGCGTGCTGACGGAAGCCACGCTTGCCATTCCGCAGCAGATTTTCATGCTGACTGGCGGCAAGGACGGCCGCCACACCGAGCATCTGGGCTATATTCTGACCGAGCTGCAATACATGCAGCGCACGTTTCCCGGTCTGACATGGTAG
- the paaZ gene encoding phenylacetic acid degradation bifunctional protein PaaZ, with product MTPTLENYTLGRWTTGGSSPQELLDASTGEVIALANTEGFDFAQILDYGRRVGNPKLRKMTFHERGRMLKALAFHLDSKKEQFYELSYRSGATRADSWIDIEGGIGNLFANASLRRKFPDKPFYVEGEPVSLSKGGTFMAQHLMVPREGVAVHINAYNFPIWGMLEKIAVNLLAGMPAVVKPAVPAAYLTEAVVREIIASGILPEGVLQLVVGSGQGLLDHVTYQDVVTFTGSAATGRKLRAHPRIIEEAVPFTMEADSLNAAVLGPDARPGTPEFDLFVKEIRKEMTAKCGQKCTAIRRAIVPANMLEDVQIALGKLLAQTTVGHPQADGVRMGALAGREQAETFRERVRHLARNTPIVYGSLDELVLLGKDRGADFAKGAFTSPIVLLNEQPFKHLDSHEIEAFGPVVTLMPYHDVEEAVTLANMGKGSLVCSLATNDPQVAQDFVLGAATHHGRILVINGEMAKESTGHGSPLPQLIHGGPGRAGGGQEMGGIRGVEHFMQRVALQGSPSMITAITQVYQTGAKQVEYDKHPFQKYFEELEIGETYTTHNHTVTEADISAFAGISGDNFYAHVDATSLEGTLFTGRVAHGYYVLSKAAGMFVDPRKGPVLLNYGLDECRFTKPVYPGTTIGVKLTVKEKVGQEKRDEADIAKGIVRWLVTVTDETSETVAVATILTMVKKKNQE from the coding sequence ATGACTCCCACCCTCGAAAACTACACCCTCGGCCGCTGGACCACTGGCGGCAGCTCGCCCCAGGAGTTGCTCGATGCCAGCACCGGCGAAGTCATCGCCCTGGCTAATACCGAAGGCTTCGACTTTGCCCAGATTCTCGACTACGGCCGCCGCGTGGGCAACCCCAAGCTACGCAAAATGACCTTCCACGAGCGGGGCCGGATGCTGAAGGCGCTGGCCTTCCACCTGGATAGCAAGAAGGAGCAGTTCTACGAATTGAGCTACCGGAGCGGGGCCACGCGGGCCGATTCGTGGATTGACATTGAGGGCGGCATCGGTAACCTATTTGCCAATGCCTCGCTGCGCCGTAAGTTTCCGGACAAGCCGTTTTATGTGGAGGGCGAGCCGGTGAGCCTGAGCAAGGGCGGCACCTTCATGGCCCAGCACCTGATGGTGCCGCGTGAGGGCGTGGCCGTGCATATCAACGCCTACAACTTTCCCATCTGGGGCATGCTGGAGAAAATTGCGGTGAACCTGCTGGCCGGCATGCCCGCCGTGGTGAAGCCCGCCGTGCCCGCCGCCTACCTCACGGAGGCCGTGGTACGCGAAATCATTGCTTCCGGCATTTTGCCCGAGGGTGTGCTGCAGCTGGTGGTGGGCTCGGGCCAGGGCCTGCTCGACCACGTTACGTATCAGGATGTGGTGACCTTCACCGGCTCGGCCGCCACCGGCCGCAAGCTGCGTGCTCACCCGCGCATCATCGAAGAAGCTGTGCCGTTTACGATGGAGGCCGACTCGCTGAACGCCGCCGTGCTGGGGCCGGATGCGCGGCCCGGCACGCCGGAATTCGACCTGTTCGTGAAGGAAATCCGCAAGGAAATGACGGCCAAGTGCGGGCAGAAATGCACCGCTATCCGCCGTGCCATTGTGCCCGCAAATATGCTGGAAGACGTGCAGATTGCCCTCGGCAAGCTGCTGGCCCAAACCACGGTGGGCCACCCGCAGGCCGATGGCGTGCGCATGGGCGCGCTGGCTGGCCGCGAACAGGCTGAAACGTTTCGCGAGCGGGTGCGGCACCTGGCTCGGAACACGCCCATCGTGTACGGCAGCCTCGATGAGCTGGTATTGCTGGGCAAGGACCGGGGCGCCGACTTCGCCAAGGGCGCCTTCACCTCGCCCATCGTGCTGCTGAATGAGCAGCCCTTCAAGCACCTCGACAGCCACGAAATTGAAGCCTTCGGTCCGGTGGTGACGCTGATGCCTTACCACGACGTGGAGGAGGCCGTGACGCTGGCCAACATGGGCAAAGGCTCGCTGGTGTGCTCGCTGGCTACCAACGACCCGCAAGTGGCCCAGGATTTCGTGCTCGGCGCGGCCACGCACCACGGCCGTATTCTGGTCATCAACGGCGAGATGGCGAAGGAAAGCACGGGCCACGGCTCGCCGCTGCCGCAGCTCATCCACGGCGGGCCCGGCCGGGCCGGCGGCGGGCAGGAGATGGGCGGCATCCGGGGCGTGGAGCACTTCATGCAGCGCGTGGCTCTGCAAGGTTCGCCCAGCATGATTACGGCCATCACGCAGGTGTATCAGACCGGTGCGAAGCAGGTGGAGTACGACAAGCACCCGTTTCAGAAGTACTTCGAGGAGCTGGAAATCGGCGAAACCTACACCACCCACAACCATACCGTGACGGAGGCTGACATCAGCGCCTTTGCGGGAATTTCAGGCGATAATTTTTACGCCCACGTCGATGCTACTTCGCTGGAGGGCACGCTCTTCACCGGCCGCGTGGCCCACGGCTACTATGTGCTTTCGAAAGCGGCCGGTATGTTCGTGGACCCGCGCAAAGGCCCAGTGCTGCTGAACTACGGCCTGGACGAATGCCGCTTCACCAAGCCGGTGTACCCCGGCACCACCATCGGCGTGAAGTTGACGGTGAAGGAGAAAGTGGGCCAGGAAAAGCGCGACGAAGCCGACATCGCCAAAGGCATTGTGCGCTGGCTGGTGACGGTGACGGATGAAACCAGCGAAACCGTGGCCGTGGCTACCATTCTGACGATGGTGAAGAAAAAGAATCAGGAATAA
- a CDS encoding PD-(D/E)XK nuclease family protein, whose amino-acid sequence MPALPAPYPTAAPATPGAAPISFLANTARELLDRYGSGPLDELSDIVVIVPTRRAVVYLKNELALALPGGAPLWAPRVAAMEDYMVELAGIQVEEPIALQLLLYDILKGIDTGLDFDKFVGWASMLLSDFSNLDQNLADTHKVFEYLSEAKALERWDLTALPPKSQAAAHSFSFWDQLERVYHELQRRMKANHLAYPGLAYRLAVEKLEKMLKDPAQAAPARHVFVGLGNLSRSEEKLIRLLLNAGRAEVHFDADPFYLEAGSPNRAGQHLRRYFEQWKLPLDNFGGGVEWLRGQPHHIRYLGVANPSMQGKLAGQLLAEARQRYPDATVAVVLPDETLLLPVLHGLPPNEVPDYNVTMGLSFQATPLFNLVDLLFEVHLTGIREGSQETGYGVPRYHHLAVSKLLSHPFLRRYQHWQDQQADQPQYHGILDQVCREIVRLNAVLLPAEELLKLGAHHPLIEALFKTWDNCDDIIAACYAVIDLLRQVYSAEIADTDRETGLGAEYLYLFYTLVKQLDSAFDCREQRLSVRSFRRFLYEQMGRTRLPFSGEPLADVQVMGLLETRALDFDHLIILSCNEGVLPAPKRQQSLFPYDVLTAADLPTYADAEAITAYNFWRLLQRAQRVDLVHVLPGAEGMKSGERSRFLLQLQNDLLPQNPQLVLEDLTVSVPSTELRVRSEKLGVKAAAAIDSTPNSSLLTLSSLQGDLVLEKDPEMLAALRGVLERNISPSRLNDFLACSLRFYFSKVARFHENDAVEETLEASSFGTMMHEALENLMRPFEQDARSITAEDIPALIKQAPAEVQRALRQEESEKHARADEGLNHVYGQVATRLVVRLLESLTEQPGMLPLRLFGLEKELAATIFVDVPGQAEPLAVRLFGYADRVDELPDGRLRVVDYKSGLVKKSDLQLRGYRDKLTAAEATDRLLHEPSTSADKVRQLWLYRLMLAHTVKRETAETAILSLRNIDEGLLSADLSFLTEGGEDFVAVSEDLVRKIVLRILDPTEPIRKTDDFTKCEYCPYKGICAR is encoded by the coding sequence ATGCCTGCCCTGCCCGCCCCCTACCCCACTGCTGCCCCCGCCACGCCGGGCGCAGCCCCGATTTCCTTCCTGGCCAACACCGCCCGCGAGCTGCTGGACCGCTACGGCTCCGGCCCGCTCGATGAGCTGTCCGATATTGTGGTGATAGTGCCTACGCGCCGCGCCGTGGTGTATTTGAAGAACGAGCTGGCGCTGGCGCTGCCCGGCGGCGCGCCGCTGTGGGCACCGCGCGTGGCCGCCATGGAAGACTACATGGTGGAGCTGGCCGGCATACAGGTAGAAGAGCCCATTGCCCTGCAATTACTGCTCTACGACATTCTGAAGGGCATCGACACCGGTCTTGATTTCGACAAATTTGTGGGCTGGGCGAGTATGCTGCTCAGCGACTTTTCCAACCTCGACCAAAACCTGGCAGACACCCACAAGGTGTTCGAATACCTGAGCGAAGCCAAGGCCCTGGAGCGCTGGGACCTGACCGCGCTGCCGCCCAAAAGCCAGGCCGCCGCGCACTCCTTTAGCTTCTGGGACCAGCTGGAGCGGGTGTATCACGAGCTGCAGCGCCGCATGAAGGCCAACCACCTCGCCTACCCCGGCCTGGCCTACCGCCTGGCCGTGGAAAAGCTGGAAAAGATGCTGAAAGACCCGGCGCAGGCTGCGCCGGCCCGCCACGTTTTTGTGGGGCTGGGGAATTTGTCGAGGTCCGAGGAAAAGCTGATTCGCCTGCTGCTGAACGCCGGCCGGGCCGAAGTGCACTTCGACGCCGACCCGTTTTACCTCGAAGCTGGCTCGCCCAACCGCGCCGGCCAGCACCTGCGCCGCTACTTCGAGCAGTGGAAACTGCCGCTCGATAATTTTGGCGGCGGCGTGGAGTGGCTGCGCGGCCAGCCCCACCACATTCGCTACCTGGGCGTGGCCAACCCCAGCATGCAGGGCAAGCTGGCCGGCCAGCTCCTGGCCGAAGCCCGCCAGCGCTACCCCGACGCCACCGTGGCCGTGGTGCTGCCCGACGAAACCCTGCTCCTGCCCGTGCTCCACGGCCTGCCGCCCAACGAGGTGCCCGACTACAACGTGACCATGGGCCTGAGCTTCCAGGCCACGCCGCTGTTCAACCTGGTCGATTTGCTGTTTGAAGTCCACCTCACTGGCATCCGCGAGGGCAGCCAGGAAACCGGCTATGGCGTACCGCGCTACCACCATCTGGCCGTCAGCAAGCTACTGAGCCATCCCTTCCTGCGCCGCTACCAGCACTGGCAGGACCAGCAGGCCGACCAGCCCCAGTACCACGGTATTCTCGACCAAGTGTGCCGCGAAATTGTGCGCCTGAACGCGGTTTTGTTGCCCGCCGAAGAGCTGCTGAAGCTCGGCGCGCACCATCCGCTCATCGAGGCCCTGTTCAAAACCTGGGACAACTGCGACGACATTATCGCGGCCTGCTACGCCGTTATCGACCTGCTGCGCCAGGTGTACTCGGCCGAAATAGCGGATACGGACCGCGAAACCGGACTCGGGGCCGAATACCTGTACCTGTTCTACACCCTCGTCAAGCAGCTCGATTCGGCCTTCGACTGCCGCGAGCAGCGCCTGTCGGTGCGCTCGTTCCGCCGCTTCCTGTATGAGCAGATGGGCCGCACCCGCCTGCCCTTCTCCGGCGAGCCGCTGGCCGACGTGCAGGTGATGGGCCTGCTCGAAACCCGCGCCCTCGATTTCGACCACCTCATCATCCTCAGCTGCAACGAGGGCGTGCTGCCGGCCCCCAAGCGCCAGCAGTCGCTGTTTCCCTACGACGTTCTCACGGCCGCCGACCTCCCCACTTATGCCGATGCGGAGGCCATCACGGCCTACAATTTCTGGCGCCTGCTGCAACGCGCCCAACGGGTCGATTTAGTACACGTGCTGCCCGGGGCCGAAGGCATGAAAAGCGGCGAGCGCAGCCGGTTCTTACTGCAGCTGCAGAATGACTTACTGCCCCAAAACCCGCAGCTGGTGCTGGAAGATTTAACCGTTTCGGTTCCCTCAACGGAGTTAAGAGTTAGGAGTGAAAAGTTAGGAGTTAAAGCAGCAGCAGCTATTGATTCAACTCCTAACTCTTCACTCCTAACTCTTAGCTCACTCCAAGGCGACCTCGTCCTCGAAAAAGACCCCGAGATGCTGGCCGCCCTGCGTGGCGTGCTCGAACGCAACATCTCGCCCTCCCGCCTCAACGATTTCCTGGCCTGCTCGCTCCGCTTCTACTTCTCGAAAGTGGCCCGCTTCCACGAAAACGATGCCGTGGAAGAAACCCTCGAAGCCAGCAGCTTCGGCACCATGATGCACGAGGCGCTGGAAAATCTGATGCGACCCTTCGAGCAAGATGCCCGTTCGATTACGGCCGAGGATATTCCCGCGCTTATCAAGCAGGCCCCGGCCGAGGTGCAACGCGCCCTGCGCCAGGAAGAAAGCGAGAAGCACGCCCGCGCCGACGAAGGCCTCAACCACGTGTACGGCCAGGTAGCCACCCGCCTGGTGGTGCGCCTGCTGGAAAGCCTCACCGAGCAGCCCGGTATGCTGCCGTTGCGCCTTTTTGGGCTTGAAAAGGAACTGGCCGCCACCATTTTTGTCGATGTGCCGGGCCAGGCCGAGCCGCTGGCGGTGCGCCTGTTCGGTTACGCCGACCGCGTGGATGAGCTACCCGACGGCCGCCTGCGGGTAGTGGACTACAAGTCGGGGCTCGTGAAAAAGAGCGACCTGCAGCTGCGCGGCTACCGCGACAAGCTCACCGCCGCCGAAGCCACCGACCGCCTCCTGCACGAGCCCAGCACTAGCGCCGACAAGGTGCGCCAGCTCTGGCTCTACCGCCTCATGCTGGCCCACACCGTGAAACGCGAAACGGCCGAAACGGCTATTCTCTCGCTCCGGAACATCGACGAAGGCCTGCTCTCCGCCGACCTCAGCTTCCTCACCGAAGGCGGCGAAGACTTCGTAGCCGTTTCCGAAGACTTGGTGCGCAAAATCGTCCTCCGCATCCTCGACCCCACCGAACCCATCCGCAAAACCGACGACTTCACAAAGTGCGAATACTGCCCCTATAAAGGCATCTGTGCGAGGTGA
- the paaD gene encoding 1,2-phenylacetyl-CoA epoxidase subunit PaaD, whose product MVAPAPPAEAHIWQLLEEVTDPEVPVLSILDLGIVRAVRVEGEQITVSITPTYSGCPAMNTIATDIRLRLMAEGYTKLTINNQLSPAWTTDWMTKAGREKLEAYGIAPPIDGTASGHVLNLFGKETAVRCPLCKSEHTHLVSQFGSTACKALYQCDDCREPFDYFKCHS is encoded by the coding sequence ATGGTAGCGCCCGCGCCTCCCGCCGAAGCCCACATCTGGCAGCTGCTGGAAGAAGTGACCGACCCTGAAGTTCCCGTGCTCAGCATTCTGGACCTGGGCATTGTGCGGGCCGTGCGCGTGGAGGGCGAGCAGATTACGGTGAGCATTACGCCCACGTATTCGGGCTGCCCGGCCATGAATACCATTGCCACCGATATCCGGCTGCGGCTGATGGCGGAAGGTTATACCAAGCTGACTATCAACAATCAGCTAAGCCCGGCCTGGACTACTGATTGGATGACTAAAGCCGGCCGCGAGAAGCTGGAAGCCTACGGCATCGCCCCGCCGATTGACGGGACAGCCAGTGGCCACGTCCTCAATTTATTTGGGAAAGAAACGGCCGTACGCTGCCCGCTCTGCAAGTCGGAGCACACGCATCTGGTCAGCCAGTTTGGCTCCACGGCCTGCAAAGCGCTGTACCAGTGCGACGACTGCCGCGAGCCATTCGATTACTTCAAATGTCATAGTTGA
- a CDS encoding enoyl-CoA hydratase-related protein has translation MPENDPLIFSLDNGIATIRLNRPEVFNSVNKPLALAFQQHLRDCQADASVRAVLITGTGRAFCAGQDLAEITGPDSPEVADIVEQHYNPIIMLIRELDKPVIAAVNGVAAGAGANIALACDIVVAKESASFIQAFSKIGLIPDSGGTYFLPRLIGMQRASALMMTGDKVSAAEAVQMGMIYKAFADETFEQDVAALVRKLAAMPTKGLAYTKQLLNSTFANDVAQQLRAEGDYQLRAGNTTDYREGVAAFIEKRQPTFTGQ, from the coding sequence ATGCCTGAAAACGACCCCCTGATTTTTTCGCTGGACAACGGCATCGCCACCATTCGCCTCAACCGGCCCGAGGTTTTTAATAGCGTGAATAAGCCGCTGGCGCTGGCGTTTCAGCAGCATTTGCGCGACTGCCAGGCCGATGCCTCGGTGCGGGCCGTGCTCATTACCGGTACCGGGCGGGCTTTTTGCGCGGGCCAGGATTTGGCCGAAATCACTGGGCCGGACAGTCCGGAAGTGGCCGACATTGTGGAGCAGCACTACAACCCCATCATCATGTTGATTCGGGAGCTCGACAAGCCCGTGATAGCGGCCGTGAACGGCGTGGCCGCCGGGGCGGGGGCCAACATTGCCCTGGCCTGCGATATCGTAGTGGCCAAGGAGTCAGCCTCTTTTATTCAGGCGTTCAGCAAGATTGGGCTGATTCCGGACAGCGGCGGGACATACTTTCTGCCGCGCCTTATCGGCATGCAGCGGGCCAGCGCCCTGATGATGACCGGCGACAAAGTGAGCGCCGCCGAAGCCGTGCAGATGGGCATGATTTACAAGGCATTTGCCGATGAAACCTTCGAGCAGGATGTGGCTGCGTTGGTGCGCAAGCTGGCCGCCATGCCCACCAAAGGCCTGGCCTACACCAAGCAGCTGCTGAACAGCACCTTCGCCAACGACGTGGCCCAGCAGCTGCGCGCCGAGGGCGACTACCAGCTTCGCGCCGGTAACACCACCGACTACCGCGAGGGCGTTGCCGCTTTCATCGAAAAACGCCAACCAACTTTCACCGGCCAATGA
- a CDS encoding enoyl-CoA hydratase/isomerase family protein, with product MSNTLTAGHVAAATDAAGITTITFFHPSHNSLPSRVLNNLAQAITHAGQDEATKVIVLKSEGERTFCAGASFDELLTIETKEQGLEFFSGFARVINACRTAPKIIIGRVQGKAVGGGVGVAAATDYCFATQHAAVKLSELAVGIGPFVVGPAVERKIGTAAFQQLALDAGEFRPAAWAKEKGLYAEVVEDIAALDAAVTAFAGKLAAYAPDALRAMKQVFWQGTEHWETLLTERAGISGTLVLSDFTRRVLRK from the coding sequence ATGAGCAACACCCTCACTGCTGGCCACGTCGCGGCCGCAACCGATGCCGCCGGCATCACCACCATCACGTTTTTCCATCCTTCGCACAACTCCCTGCCCAGCCGCGTGCTCAATAATTTGGCCCAGGCCATCACCCACGCCGGGCAGGATGAAGCCACAAAGGTCATTGTCTTAAAAAGCGAAGGCGAGCGCACTTTCTGCGCCGGGGCCAGCTTTGATGAGCTGCTGACCATCGAAACCAAGGAGCAGGGCCTGGAATTTTTCTCCGGCTTTGCCCGGGTAATTAATGCTTGCCGCACTGCGCCTAAAATCATCATCGGCCGGGTGCAGGGCAAGGCCGTGGGTGGTGGTGTGGGCGTGGCCGCCGCTACCGATTATTGCTTCGCTACCCAGCACGCCGCCGTGAAGCTGAGTGAGTTGGCCGTGGGCATCGGCCCCTTCGTGGTGGGCCCGGCCGTGGAGCGCAAGATTGGCACCGCCGCCTTCCAGCAGCTGGCGCTGGATGCGGGCGAATTCCGTCCCGCCGCCTGGGCGAAGGAAAAGGGCCTATATGCCGAAGTGGTGGAAGATATCGCCGCGCTGGATGCTGCGGTAACTGCTTTTGCTGGTAAACTGGCGGCTTATGCGCCGGACGCTTTGCGGGCAATGAAGCAGGTATTCTGGCAGGGTACCGAGCATTGGGAAACCCTGCTCACGGAGCGGGCCGGCATCAGCGGCACGCTGGTACTGTCGGATTTTACGCGGCGGGTGCTGCGGAAGTAG
- a CDS encoding nucleoside deaminase — MSTTNIPPAKDEFMQAAIDEARLGRSQGGIPIGSVLVRDGKIIGQGHNKRVQEDSAIKHGEMDCLTNAGRQRSYRDTVIYTTLMPCYMCAGTIVQFKIPKVMVGESRTFGESRAFLESHGVEVVDMDMQECVDMMNEFIEAEPALWNEDIMEE; from the coding sequence ATGTCAACCACCAACATTCCCCCCGCCAAAGACGAATTCATGCAAGCCGCCATCGACGAAGCCCGCCTGGGCCGCTCGCAGGGCGGTATTCCCATCGGCTCGGTACTCGTGCGTGATGGCAAAATCATCGGCCAGGGCCACAACAAGCGCGTGCAGGAAGACTCCGCCATCAAGCACGGCGAGATGGATTGCCTGACGAACGCCGGCCGCCAGCGCAGCTACCGCGACACCGTTATCTACACCACGCTGATGCCCTGCTATATGTGCGCCGGCACCATCGTGCAGTTCAAAATCCCCAAGGTGATGGTGGGCGAGTCGCGCACCTTCGGCGAGTCCCGCGCCTTCCTCGAAAGCCACGGCGTGGAGGTGGTCGATATGGACATGCAAGAGTGCGTGGACATGATGAATGAGTTCATCGAAGCCGAACCCGCCCTCTGGAACGAGGATATTATGGAAGAATAA
- a CDS encoding DUF3078 domain-containing protein, translating into MKQRFYLVLAALALAAAPALAQTTPAVIPDPAPPATPDPLWHKSIKTGLGLNEALLSTNWRGGGVNTIGFNASFNARANRKSGLHSFDNEADFLFAFSQTRGLGYRKGQDRLYLDTKYGRALTERWDMFLSLNLLSQFAPGYKYDTDAAGNDRAQLTSDSFAPAFITAAYGFEYHPATYFHLRLSPFAPRLTVVNRVERFTAALGDKPYGVNPGHSTRFEVLAAQVLAEFDKNISPNVNLKARYVLFANYEHLNFQEIDHRLDVSLTAKVGKYVNVALNGIALYDYDQDHGVQYSQGLTIGVAYAIKNYADAKK; encoded by the coding sequence ATGAAACAACGTTTCTACCTCGTATTAGCTGCCCTGGCCCTGGCCGCCGCTCCCGCTCTGGCGCAGACCACGCCCGCCGTTATCCCCGACCCCGCCCCGCCGGCCACACCCGACCCGCTCTGGCACAAATCCATCAAAACCGGGCTTGGCCTCAACGAAGCTCTGCTTAGCACCAACTGGCGCGGCGGCGGCGTCAATACCATTGGCTTCAACGCTTCCTTCAATGCCAGGGCCAACCGCAAAAGCGGCCTGCACAGCTTTGATAACGAAGCCGATTTCCTCTTCGCTTTTTCCCAAACCCGGGGCCTGGGCTACCGCAAGGGCCAGGACCGCCTCTACCTCGATACCAAATACGGCCGTGCCCTTACCGAGCGCTGGGATATGTTCCTATCGCTGAACCTGCTCTCGCAATTTGCCCCCGGCTATAAATACGATACCGATGCCGCCGGCAACGACCGCGCCCAGCTCACCTCCGATTCCTTTGCGCCAGCCTTCATTACGGCCGCCTATGGGTTTGAATACCACCCCGCTACTTATTTCCACCTGCGCCTCTCGCCCTTCGCCCCGCGCCTCACGGTGGTAAACCGGGTCGAGCGCTTCACGGCGGCCCTCGGCGATAAGCCCTATGGCGTCAATCCCGGCCACAGCACCCGCTTCGAGGTACTAGCCGCGCAGGTGCTGGCCGAATTCGACAAGAACATCAGCCCCAACGTCAACCTAAAGGCCCGCTACGTCCTCTTCGCCAACTACGAACACCTCAACTTTCAGGAAATCGACCACCGTCTCGACGTCAGCCTCACCGCCAAAGTGGGCAAGTACGTAAACGTCGCCCTCAACGGCATCGCCCTCTACGACTACGACCAGGACCACGGCGTGCAGTATTCGCAGGGCCTCACCATCGGAGTCGCCTACGCCATCAAGAACTACGCGGATGCGAAGAAGTAG